A single Nicotiana tabacum cultivar K326 chromosome 5, ASM71507v2, whole genome shotgun sequence DNA region contains:
- the LOC107808325 gene encoding epi-neemfruitin B 7-O-acetyltransferse L7AT-like: MERKIEIVSMDLIKPLSPTPNHLRCFKFSVLDQMAPPMPVQSYGGESFSSDEQTRLFLLKKSLSVTLARFYTFAGRIKDHSIECNDNGVPFYEAFAHYNYQFEDVFRKPDIDKLTARDSTDDYVIPDFVAAAESLPPPIPHVSPKSMRSEMIKILFDEQRVAKLFAFDASTIASLKAKAVSDSVQVPTRVEVVSAAIWKCAMVASGNERRSSRLAHNVNIRKRLVPPLPNHCVGNVVTPATACKGENDGSDLPTLVTCIRKTLSELSSKYMDYKKNRDEAILAIPYDTAELFAAIFRGEIDLHISSLCGYQFYVDFGWGKPSWVSRIQDFGTNA, encoded by the exons ATGGAAAGAAAGATTGAGATAGTTTCCATGGATCTCATTAAACCTCTTTCTCCTACTCCCAATCACCTTAGATGCTTCAAATTTTCTGTTCTGGACCAAATGGCACCACCCATGCCTGTTCAGTCAT ATGGTGGTGAATCATTTTCCAGCGACGAGCAAACAAGATTATTTCTTTTGAAGAAATCTTTGTCCGTAACTCTTGCTCGTTTTTATACTTTTGCTGGTCGAATTAAGGATCACTCAATTGAATGCAACGACAATGGGGTACCTTTCTACGAGGCTTTTGCTCATTATAATTATCAGTTTGAAGATGTTTTTAGAAAGCCTGATATCGATAAAC TTACTGCTCGAGATAGCACCGACGACTATGTGATCCCGGATTTTGTTGCAGCTGCAGAATCCCTGCCACCACCTATTCCCCATGTTTCACCCAAGTCTATGAGGTCAGAaatgatcaaaattttatttgatgaacaacgtgtcgCTAAACTTTTTGCCTTTGATGCATCTACTATTGCATCGCTCAAGGCTAAGGCTGTCAGTGATTCTGTACAAGTGCCTACTCGCGTTGAGGTAGTATCAGCTGCGATCTGGAAATGTGCCATGGTTGCTTCAGGGAACGAGAGAAGATCATCTCGATTGGCGCACAACGTAAATATACGAAAGCGTCTTGTCCCTCCATTGCCAAACCATTGTGTAGGAAACGTTGTTACACCTGCCACAGCATGTAAAGGCGAGAATGATGGCTCTGACTTGCCCACTTTGGTCACTTGTATAAGAAAAACATTATCAGAACTGAGTTCCAAATATATGGATTATAAAAAGAATCGAGATGAGGCAATATTGGCTATTCCCTATGACACCGCGGAGCTCTTTGCAGCAATTTTTCGAGGCGAGATAGATCTACATATTAGTAGCTTGTGTGGCTACCAATTTTATGTTGATTTTGGCTGGGGAAAACCTTCATGGGTAAGTCGGATTCAAGATTTTGGTACAAATGCTTGA